Proteins encoded in a region of the Capra hircus breed San Clemente chromosome 3, ASM170441v1, whole genome shotgun sequence genome:
- the MRPL37 gene encoding 39S ribosomal protein L37, mitochondrial, which yields MALASGPARRALARPWRLGLQGCGVPSRGAYEWGVRSTRKPEPPPLDRVYEIPGLEPITFAGKMHFMPGLARPVFPPWDPGWTHPKFRRLPPLQEHSLYKDEVCYVFHQRCRLLEGVKQALWLTKTKLIEGLPEKVLSLADNPRNHIENQDERVLNVIFHARLWHSTEDVPKRETYCPVIVDSLIQLCKSQILKHPSLARRICAQNNMLSTTWKRESTLIQVHGSSGTQLNAKDPLPPIASREEVEATKNHVLETFYPISPTISLQECHIYDVNDDTGFREGYPYPYPHTLYLLESANCRAHRFQPDQLRAKMILFAFGNALAQARLLYGNDPKVLEQPVVVQSVGTDGRVFQFLVLQLNTTDLASEEGIKNLVWVDSDQLLYQHFWCLPVIKKKVVVEPVGPTGFQPETFRKFLALYLHGAV from the exons ATGGCGTTGGCGTCGGGGCCAGCGAGGCGGGCGCTGGCTCGCCCTTGGCGGCTCGGCCTTCAGGGCTGCGGGGTCCCGAGCCGCGGGGCGTACGAGTGGGGCGTGCGATCCACGAGAAAGCCGGAGCCTCCTCCCCTGGACAGGGTGTATGAGATTCCTGGACTGGAGCCCATCACCTTCGCGGGGAAGATGCACTTTATGCCTGGGCTGGCACGACCAGTCTTCCCGCCCTGGGACCCCGGCTGGACGCACCCGAAGTTCCGCCGCTTGCCCCCGCTGCAGGAGCATTCTCTATACAAGGATGAGGTCTGCTACGTCTTCCACCAGCGTTGCCGCCTCCTCGAGG GTGTAAAGCAGGCCCTCTGGCTTACCAAGACCAAGTTAATAGAAGGCCTTCCTGAGAAAGTGCTTAGCCTTGCTGATAATCCGAGGAACCACATAGAGAACCAAGACGAACGCGTTCTGAATGTGATCTTTCATGCTCGTCTCTGGCACTCTACTGAAGACGTCCCCAAGAGAGAGACCTACTG CCCAGTCATTGTGGACAGCCTGATCCAGCTGTGTAAATCGCAGATTCTCAAGCATCCTTCTCTGGCCAGGCGGATCTGTGCCCAAAACAACATGTTATCCACCACCTGGAAACGAG AGTCTACTCTGATTCAGGTCCATGGTTCCAGTGGAACCCAGCTGAATGCCAAGGATCCTCTGCCTCCCATTGCCTCCCGAGAGGAAGTGGAAGCTACTAAGAATCATGTTCTCGAGACCTTCTATCCCATATCTCCCACTATCAGCCTTCAGGAATGCCATATTTATGATGTGAATGATGACACGG GATTCCGAGAGGGCTATCCTTACCCCTATCCCCACACCTTGTATTTGCTGGAGTCAGCTAATTGCCGAGCACACCGCTTTCAGCCAGATCAGTTGCGGGCCAAGATGATCCTGTTTGCCTTCGGCAACGCGCTGGCTCAGGCCCGGCTCCTGTATGGG aaCGACCCTAAGGTTTTGGAGCAGCCAGTAGTCGTGCAGAGCGTGGGCACCGATGGGCGTGTCTTCCAGTTCCTGGTGCTGCAACTGAACACCACAGATTTGGCCTCTGAGGAGGGCATCAAGAATCTAGTCTGGGTGGACTCCGATCAGCTCCTCTATCAGCACTTTTGGTGTCTCCCAGTGATCAAAAAGAAGGTGGTTGTG GAACCTGTTGGGCCGACTGGTTTCCAGCCAGAGACATTCAGGAAGTTTTTAGCTCTGTATTTGCACGGTGCTGTGTGA